In Zingiber officinale cultivar Zhangliang chromosome 8B, Zo_v1.1, whole genome shotgun sequence, a single genomic region encodes these proteins:
- the LOC122016339 gene encoding uncharacterized protein LOC122016339 isoform X1, which yields MPLPSRASLVACDLPPAPTSSKYSAISSVDLQRRLRTKALASRHPAPPPSSAASIQHRRPPALPPFSIGDLQQPPVLRLQRPPVLDVEYFGTSGWMATDPKL from the exons aTGCCGCTTCCCTCCCGTGCCTCCCTCGTCGCCTGCGACCTCCCTCCAGCGCCGACCTCCAGCAAGTATAGCGCCATCTCCAGCGTCGACCTCCAGCGCCGCCTCCGCACAAAAGCACTAGCCTCTCGACATCCAGCGCCGCCTCCCTCTAGCGCTGCCTCCATCCAGCATCGCCGACCTCCAGCGCTGCCTCCCTTCAGCATCGGGGACCTCCAGCAACCTCCCGTCCTCCGCCTCCAGCGGCCTCCCGTTCTAGATGTTGAATACTTT GGCACAAGTGGTTGGATGGCCACCGATCCGAAGTTATAG
- the LOC122015735 gene encoding subtilisin-like protease SBT4.3: MGAQHSSQYPTYELHLNLLKEIIVNCSPSESLVYSYQRSFSGFAAKLSIDEAEKLNDMEGIISVFPSKTLKLRTTRSWDFLNFSQRVNRNPTLENDIIIGMIDTGIWPESKSFSGRGLRPPPRKWKGACVNMTCNNKIIGPRYYNSLGDYMLSEPSPRDFQGHGTHTASIAAGRTVSHASLYGLAKGMARGAVPSARLAVYKVCWWFGCTDQDILAAFDDAISDGVDIISLSVAYAVAADYFQDSIAIGAFHAMANGILTSTAAGNAGPYRGTVSNVAPWTLVAAASSIDRHIIDKVVTGNHVSTLGASVNTFATKNRDDHPLIYMQGNATILPGDCTALPDINMVKGKIVLCKYFYDEIFSTGIKGLIFIDDSSLDVSFIYPVPFITVSSVDGLNLLNYINNTKNPVANIHKSEEVFDSEAPLVASFSSRGPNTITPDILKPDISAPGIDILAAWSRVAPVSGIINDTRVVKYNIISGTSMACPHVTGVAAYVKSFHPNWSPAAIMSALMTTAKPMYPSARQDELSYGAGQLNPVKAVDPGLVYDAGASDYVQMLCNSAYNETMIKMVTGDASSCSGSSKGTARDLNYPSMALHVQSGKAFAAKFLRTVTNVGGARRCRYKAEVWADHKLNVTVNPSKLKFSELKEKRQFTVSVSGGPLPGNSTAPATVIWSDGKHQVRSVMVVYTD, encoded by the exons ATGGGAGCTCAACACTCATCTCAGTACCCAACCTATGAACTCCATCTTAATTTACTTAAAGAAATTATTGTGAACTG CTCGCCTAGTGAGTCTTTGGTGTATAGTTACCAGAGGAGTTTTAGTGGATTTGCTGCCAAACTTTCTATAGATGAGGCAGAAAAATTGAACG ACATGGAGGGAATAATTTCAGTGTTTCCTAGTAAAACCCTGAAGCTTCGCACGACGAGATCATGGGATTTCCTTAACTTCTCGCAGAGAGTAAACAGGAATCCTACACTGGAAAATGACATCATCATTGGAATGATTGATACCGGAATCTGGCCGGAATCTAAATCCTTCAGCGGTCGGGGATTGAGACCTCCACCGAGGAAATGGAAGGGTGCTTGCGTAAATATGACATGCAACAA taaaatcaTCGGGCCGCGCTATTACAATAGCTTAGGCGATTACATGTTGAGCGAGCCATCGCCACGCGACTTTCAAGGTCACGGGACTCACACAGCTTCCATCGCTGCCGGTCGAACAGTCTCCCATGCCAGCCTCTACGGCCTCGCCAAGGGCATGGCTAGGGGGGCAGTGCCGTCAGCGAGGCTCGCGGTGTACAAGGTGTGCTGGTGGTTCGGGTGCACCGATCAAGACATCTTGGCGGCATTTGACGATGCAATCTCCGACGGTGTCGACATCATCTCCCTGTCTGTCGCCTATGCCGTTGCCGCGGATTACTTCCAGGACTCGATAGCGATTGGCGCCTTCCATGCCATGGCAAACGGGATTTTGACGTCGACAGCCGCAGGGAATGCAGGGCCATATCGTGGCACGGTCAGCAACGTGGCACCGTGGACGTTGGTGGCGGCGGCGAGCAGCATCGATAGGCACATCATTGACAAGGTGGTCACCGGAAATCATGTGTCCACTTTG GGAGCTTCTGTGAACACGTTTGCGACAAAAAATAGGGATGATCATCCCTTGATCTACATGCAGGGAAATGCAACTATTTTACCAGG GGATTGCACTGCTTTGCCAGATATAAACATGGTGAAAGGGAAGATTGTTCTCTGCAAGTACTTCTATGACGAAATTTTTAGTACAGGCATTAAAGGATTGATATTTATAGATGACTCTTCACTTGACGTTTCCTTCATATACCCAGTTCCATTCATTACAGTCAGTTCCGTGGATGGGTTAAACCTTTTGAACTACATAAACAACACTAA AAATCCTGTGGCTAACATCCACAAAAGTGAAGAAGTTTTTGACTCCGAGGCTCCGCTGGTTGCTTCGTTCTCATCGAGAGGCCCAAACACCATCACCCCTGACATCCTGAAG CCTGATATAAGTGCTCCAGGAATTGACATTTTGGCCGCCTGGTCACGGGTTGCACCAGTGTCAGGCATCATCAACGACACAAGGGTCGTAAAGTACAACATAATCTCGGGCACTTCCATGGCTTGTCCCCACGTAACCGGCGTCGCCGCCTACGTCAAGTCTTTCCACCCAAATTGGTCGCCGGCAGCCATCATGTCGGCGCTCATGACGACAG CCAAACCGATGTATCCTTCGGCCCGCCAAGACGAATTATCGTATGGAGCCGGGCAACTGAACCCGGTGAAGGCCGTCGACCCAGGTCTTGTCTATGACGCTGGTGCCAGTGACTACGTGCAAATGCTCTGTAACTCGGCCTACAACGAAACCATGATCAAGATGGTCACCGGCGACGCCAGTTCCTGCTCTGGCAGCAGCAAAGGAACGGCGAGGGATCTCAATTACCCTTCCATGGCCTTACATGTTCAGTCCGGCAAAGCCTTCGCCGCGAAGTTCTTGAGAACAGTGACCAACGTCGGCGGCGCCCGACGCTGCAGGTACAAGGCAGAGGTCTGGGCTGATCACAAACTTAATGTGACAGTGAATCCTAGTAAGTTGAAGTTTTCGGAGTTGAAGGAGAAGAGACAGTTCACTGTGTCGGTTTCAGGCGGGCCATTGCCAGGGAACTCGACAGCGCCGGCGACGGTCATTTGGTCGGACGGGAAGCATCAAGTGAGGAGTGTGATGGTTGTCTACACGGATTAG
- the LOC122016339 gene encoding uncharacterized protein LOC122016339 isoform X2 encodes MPLPSRASLVACDLPPAPTSSKYSAISSVDLQRRLRTKALASRHPAPPPSSAASIQHRRPPALPPFSIGDLQQPPVLRLQRPPVLDGTSGWMATDPKL; translated from the exons aTGCCGCTTCCCTCCCGTGCCTCCCTCGTCGCCTGCGACCTCCCTCCAGCGCCGACCTCCAGCAAGTATAGCGCCATCTCCAGCGTCGACCTCCAGCGCCGCCTCCGCACAAAAGCACTAGCCTCTCGACATCCAGCGCCGCCTCCCTCTAGCGCTGCCTCCATCCAGCATCGCCGACCTCCAGCGCTGCCTCCCTTCAGCATCGGGGACCTCCAGCAACCTCCCGTCCTCCGCCTCCAGCGGCCTCCCGTTCTAGAT GGCACAAGTGGTTGGATGGCCACCGATCCGAAGTTATAG